TTAACTTCCAAAAATACTAACCTTTCCAGACTTGTGATCTGGAACCTTGAAGGCGAATGAGGTCTTCAGACCAGTTAGCGCTTCATCAACAGTGACTGTGGTTGACACCTGCAACCAAGAGGACTCCAGTAAGAACACAAATACAGGATGTCCAATGTTAGTATGAGGACCATAACTAAAGCAAAAGCGAATATGAAGCAGAAAAATATTATAGATGGACAAGTGCAGCTAATAAAAATAATATAGCAATCCTCGTCTGTCTAAAACTCACATTCCAAAATCCACGTGTTCTTTAGGTCGGCAAAACATAGCAAAAAAATGGAAGGAGGCCTTATTAAATACATAGGAACTTTCAGATGCTTACCATTAGTTACACTCAACACTATATCTACCCATGGAATTTATGAGCCATGTACGTTCGCTACTTACTATAATCAATGCATGTATCCCCAGGATATAAGGTAAGTAACGTAATATTTCTTATGCCACGATATATTTACGTCTCATGCAGGATACTTAATTATAGCAGTGCCACAATTAGAAGCCCTGAATCCCTGATCCAGAAAACAAATAACCAATCCGACCAGGCTCGAAAAAAAAAATCGAATGCAGAAAAGCAGAATTTACAAGAACCTTACTTTAGAATCACTATCAATTATGACATCAACAGTGGTTCTACCACTTTTATGCTGTGTCTGTATATCACCAATGAAGTCTTCATTGATCTTCACACCAGTGGCTGTAAGATTCTATGACAAAAGGCACAGGTTATCAGAAAAATAAATTCAAAGGGTCCCTGGAAGGAGCTAAAACAACAGGTGTGAGCTGTCTTACCAAACCAGAGCTGCTAGACGTCGACAAAGAAAACTTCTGGTCAAAGTTGTAGTCCTTGTACAGGAGATCTATAAGTACAGGAAGTATTAATACATAAAGTTTACTAGCACAGAAATCTGCCCATAAAATGTATATGTACTTGTCGTACCACATACCACAACAGATAAAGTACTTCGCAACTATTCCCAATAAATATGAAATAACGTCCATTCTATATTATGTTCAGTTATAGATAGAACTCTCACAGGATTGAATTTATGTTTATCTGTCTGtgtctttgttgttgttgttgtccgtGTCTTATCCACCAAAGAATAAAGCGACAAAGTAACCGACAGTTTCTCTATGAATCTACACAATAAACCAAGGGAATAACTGGAAAAGAACTGAGTATTAGGCATCTAGTGATGA
The DNA window shown above is from Miscanthus floridulus cultivar M001 unplaced genomic scaffold, ASM1932011v1 fs_243_1_2, whole genome shotgun sequence and carries:
- the LOC136530979 gene encoding mitochondrial outer membrane protein porin 6-like isoform X2, with the translated sequence MSKGPIPFVNIGKRAKDLLYKDYNFDQKFSLSTSSSSGLNLTATGVKINEDFIGDIQTQHKSGRTTVDVIIDSDSKVSTTVTVDEALTGLKTSFAFKVPDHKSGKLDLQYAHNRFSLNSTTQVQNQGELFHNWELPCP
- the LOC136530979 gene encoding mitochondrial outer membrane protein porin 6-like isoform X1 — encoded protein: MSKGPIPFVNIGKRAKDLLYKDYNFDQKFSLSTSSSSGLNLTATGVKINEDFIGDIQTQHKSGRTTVDVIIDSDSKVSTTVTVDEALTGLKTSFAFKVPDHKSGKNGGPGASGRVLPPVTGRSRVRVTVSSHCTGEGKACH